One Geitlerinema sp. PCC 9228 DNA segment encodes these proteins:
- a CDS encoding DUF3285 domain-containing protein — protein sequence MTSSNSNPQTTETTETTETTETNQTAETTQTQTPSEPPPSYTKLAMRNMVRKRGRALRHFVLTAIGLLGVLVGLSYLTR from the coding sequence ATGACTTCTTCCAACTCCAACCCCCAAACCACCGAAACTACCGAAACCACCGAAACCACCGAAACCAACCAAACGGCGGAAACGACTCAAACGCAAACCCCCTCAGAACCACCCCCAAGCTACACCAAGCTAGCCATGCGTAACATGGTTCGCAAGCGAGGTAGGGCATTGCGACATTTTGTCTTAACTGCCATTGGTTTGCTGGGCGTTTTGGTAGGACTTTCCTATTTAACGCGATAG
- a CDS encoding aminodeoxychorismate/anthranilate synthase component II, whose translation MIVVIDNYDSFTYNLVQYLGELGRELPVAGDIRVYRNDQITLEELQALQPDGVVISPGPGRPEDAGVSMDIIRQFGAHLPILGVCLGHQSIGQVFGGKVVSAKDLMHGKTSEIHHTQSGVFQGLQTPLTATRYHSLIVDRDSCPDVLEVTAWVDDNTIMGVRHREYPHIEGVQFHPESILTDTGKQLLRNFLESLENKKAWQ comes from the coding sequence TTGATTGTCGTTATCGATAACTACGATAGTTTTACCTACAACCTGGTCCAATATTTGGGAGAATTGGGACGCGAGTTGCCCGTAGCGGGCGATATTCGGGTCTATCGCAACGACCAAATTACCCTAGAAGAACTACAAGCCCTCCAACCCGATGGCGTGGTCATTTCTCCCGGTCCTGGTCGCCCCGAGGATGCGGGGGTTTCCATGGATATTATCCGCCAATTTGGTGCCCATTTGCCTATTCTGGGGGTATGTTTGGGACATCAAAGCATCGGTCAAGTTTTCGGCGGCAAGGTGGTGTCTGCCAAAGACCTGATGCATGGCAAAACGTCAGAAATTCACCATACCCAAAGCGGTGTTTTCCAAGGATTGCAAACGCCTCTCACCGCTACCCGCTATCATAGTTTAATTGTCGATCGCGATAGTTGTCCGGATGTGTTGGAAGTTACTGCTTGGGTAGACGACAATACCATTATGGGCGTTCGCCATCGGGAATATCCCCACATTGAAGGGGTTCAGTTTCACCCAGAGAGCATTTTGACTGACACTGGCAAGCAACTGCTGCGCAATTTTTTGGAAAGCTTGGAAAATAAAAAGGCTTGGCAGTAG
- a CDS encoding transaldolase family protein: protein MALYLDSAMVRDAEVVKTWGWVKGITTNPTLLAKSDRPVKETLRKLAELTPGVLYYQLTATDVNGMVSEGKAATDLIGNATVLKIPATETGFQALARLSPEITCSVTAIYSPAQALVAKEGGAKYAIVYLNRATRLMGDGTSLLREVAKVLQGSRMEILTASIKSSQEAADAAIAGSHHLTLPLETLRALTTHEFSQQNIDDFQAQGVGLL from the coding sequence ATGGCATTATACCTAGATTCCGCAATGGTTCGGGATGCCGAAGTCGTCAAAACTTGGGGATGGGTCAAAGGCATCACCACCAATCCCACCCTCCTGGCAAAAAGCGATCGCCCTGTCAAAGAAACCCTCCGCAAACTGGCAGAACTCACCCCAGGAGTTCTTTACTACCAACTCACCGCTACCGATGTGAATGGCATGGTTTCCGAAGGCAAAGCTGCTACCGACCTCATTGGCAATGCTACCGTATTAAAAATTCCTGCCACAGAAACGGGATTTCAAGCTTTGGCGCGTCTCAGCCCGGAAATTACCTGTTCGGTGACTGCTATCTACAGCCCCGCCCAAGCCCTGGTTGCCAAGGAAGGTGGCGCTAAATATGCTATTGTCTATTTAAACCGCGCCACCCGGTTAATGGGCGATGGTACGTCATTGTTGCGGGAAGTAGCAAAGGTTTTGCAAGGCAGCCGTATGGAAATTCTCACCGCCAGCATCAAATCTTCCCAGGAAGCCGCCGATGCCGCGATCGCTGGTTCCCATCACCTCACTTTACCGCTAGAAACCCTACGGGCTTTGACCACCCACGAGTTTTCTCAACAAAACATCGACGATTTCCAAGCCCAAGGTGTGGGATTGTTATAA
- a CDS encoding DUF2809 domain-containing protein, with product MAWPFFPFPNSDSSPQRRYRWSLVVAAVIVIPLGLATKAYTGIFEGWFHNYAGGIVYEIFWILLISLLFPQIQPVKIALGIFIATSVLEFLQLWQPAWLQTLRATFAGKTLLGGVFSWWDFPHYALGCGLAAWGLQAWRHRLLGK from the coding sequence ATGGCCTGGCCTTTTTTTCCGTTCCCGAACTCAGACAGTTCTCCCCAACGTCGCTATCGCTGGTCTTTGGTTGTCGCTGCAGTCATTGTAATTCCTTTGGGATTGGCTACCAAAGCCTATACAGGCATTTTCGAGGGATGGTTCCATAACTACGCTGGCGGCATCGTCTACGAAATTTTCTGGATTTTGTTAATTTCATTGCTTTTTCCACAAATTCAGCCTGTCAAAATCGCCCTAGGTATCTTTATCGCTACCAGTGTTTTGGAATTTTTGCAACTGTGGCAACCTGCTTGGCTGCAAACCCTGCGGGCTACTTTCGCCGGCAAAACCCTACTAGGAGGTGTCTTTTCCTGGTGGGATTTTCCCCACTACGCCCTCGGATGTGGGTTGGCGGCGTGGGGATTGCAGGCTTGGAGGCATCGTCTTTTGGGCAAATAA
- a CDS encoding diacylglycerol kinase family protein, translated as MPDGKLPSHSQVRSLHRDSSWQVATNIWTSFRYASSGIFYAFATQRNFRIHVIIGTAAIALGTFLRLSRVEMTAIAITIGFVLAMELLNTAIESVVDLAVKQSYHELARIAKDCAAGAVLVSSLAAVTVAGYLLLPPLVALVWQYIN; from the coding sequence ATGCCAGATGGCAAACTACCTTCCCATTCCCAAGTTCGTTCGTTGCATCGAGACTCTTCTTGGCAGGTAGCGACCAATATCTGGACCAGCTTTCGCTATGCCAGCAGCGGTATTTTCTATGCCTTTGCCACCCAACGCAACTTTCGCATCCACGTTATTATTGGTACAGCTGCGATCGCGTTGGGAACATTTTTGCGTTTGAGTCGGGTAGAAATGACCGCGATCGCCATCACCATTGGTTTTGTTTTGGCTATGGAACTGCTGAACACCGCCATAGAATCGGTGGTAGATTTAGCAGTCAAACAGTCCTACCACGAACTGGCGAGAATCGCCAAAGATTGCGCTGCCGGGGCGGTTTTGGTATCGTCTTTGGCAGCAGTGACCGTGGCAGGATACTTGCTGCTACCACCTTTGGTGGCTTTGGTGTGGCAATATATAAACTAA
- the ybeY gene encoding rRNA maturation RNase YbeY: MQVEVTVQELVSQLPIAAETWQTWFGEWLQNLQTDLPEAAGYELSLRLTDDGEISQLNATYRQKSQPTDVLAFAALENEHPHPEDWHSYPLYLGDIVISVETATRQAEARGHDTKVELAWLATHGLLHLLGWDHPDEQSLQQMLQRQASLLEPLGIVPAGETFSKF, from the coding sequence ATGCAAGTTGAAGTTACCGTTCAAGAATTGGTCTCCCAGCTGCCTATCGCTGCCGAAACCTGGCAAACTTGGTTCGGCGAGTGGTTGCAAAACTTACAAACCGACCTGCCAGAAGCGGCAGGATACGAACTCAGCTTGCGTTTGACCGACGATGGGGAAATTAGCCAGTTGAACGCTACCTATCGCCAGAAAAGTCAACCCACCGATGTTCTGGCATTTGCGGCATTGGAAAACGAACATCCCCATCCCGAGGATTGGCATTCCTATCCCTTGTATTTGGGGGATATTGTGATTTCTGTAGAAACGGCCACCCGTCAAGCCGAAGCTAGAGGTCACGATACCAAAGTGGAACTGGCGTGGTTGGCAACCCACGGATTGTTGCATTTGTTGGGATGGGATCATCCCGATGAGCAGAGTTTGCAGCAGATGTTGCAGCGGCAAGCCAGTTTGTTGGAACCTTTGGGGATCGTTCCTGCCGGAGAGACTTTTTCAAAATTTTAA
- a CDS encoding dTDP-4-dehydrorhamnose 3,5-epimerase: MGQTRQIEIRSLPSFKGGMAEFYQPQSSNETMLVEISGNTIDDLFVHHFQTDQLLVVRGSFVLVTLQNREYQYIPLSDQQPQVVKIPPGVPHGAINLNPETCLLVNAVLRHGEPHERDYQALKCPFPYDLEAARRAMESMTCSATA, translated from the coding sequence ATGGGTCAAACTCGGCAGATAGAAATCCGTTCGCTTCCTTCCTTCAAAGGAGGCATGGCAGAGTTTTACCAACCCCAATCCAGCAACGAAACCATGCTGGTGGAAATCTCCGGCAATACCATTGACGATCTGTTTGTCCACCATTTCCAAACCGACCAACTGCTGGTCGTACGCGGTAGCTTCGTTTTGGTAACCCTGCAAAACCGCGAGTACCAATACATTCCCCTCAGCGACCAACAACCGCAAGTCGTCAAAATTCCCCCAGGCGTTCCCCACGGTGCCATCAATCTCAACCCAGAAACCTGTTTGCTGGTCAACGCCGTCTTGCGCCACGGAGAACCCCACGAACGGGACTATCAGGCTCTTAAATGTCCTTTTCCTTACGATTTAGAAGCCGCCCGTCGTGCCATGGAAAGTATGACTTGTTCGGCAACCGCTTGA
- the cobA gene encoding uroporphyrinogen-III C-methyltransferase, whose amino-acid sequence MAGKVYLVGAGIGTGEYLTRRGWQCLQQADVVVCDALADIGNLSLPVGCETVEVGKRGGKPSFSQESINRLLVDYCQQGKQVVRLKGGDPLIFGRARSEIEALQAAGCAFAVVPGVSSVLAVPALAGIPLTDAALSRGFAVVTAHKPEVLDWQALARLDTVVILMGGRRLADIVGRLQAAGKAGDCPIAIARWGGHPEQQVWQGTLADIVEKTAGESLSPTVMVVGEVVKLRDVFSKGTATWDNESIASIRTEAMVQERPLMGKTILVTRAASQASSFGEQLRQQGAYVVQMPALEIGPPSSWEPLDNAIADLSSFDWLLLSSANGVTYFFDRLAAAGKDTRALAGVKISVVGTKTSQTLEQYGIRPDFIPPDFVGDAVASHFPESVAGKKMLFPRVETGGRQALVKTFREQGAEVVEVPAYESRCPKGIDADARQALHGRGVDVVTFASSKTVKNFYELIDKEPSLSWEWLSQAAIASIGPQTSEACRQYLGKVDIEATEYTLPGLTKAIEQWYGKG is encoded by the coding sequence ATGGCAGGCAAAGTTTACTTAGTGGGCGCTGGTATCGGTACGGGAGAATATTTGACCCGGCGTGGCTGGCAGTGTTTGCAGCAGGCGGATGTAGTGGTGTGCGATGCGTTGGCGGATATTGGTAATTTGTCGTTGCCGGTGGGTTGCGAGACGGTGGAAGTGGGCAAGCGTGGGGGAAAGCCGTCGTTTTCTCAGGAGTCGATTAATCGCCTGTTGGTGGATTACTGCCAGCAGGGAAAGCAGGTGGTGCGTTTGAAAGGCGGCGACCCGTTGATTTTTGGTAGGGCGCGATCGGAAATTGAGGCGTTGCAGGCGGCGGGTTGTGCGTTTGCGGTGGTTCCGGGGGTGTCTTCGGTGTTGGCGGTTCCGGCTTTGGCGGGGATTCCACTGACAGATGCTGCGTTGAGTCGCGGTTTTGCGGTGGTGACGGCACACAAACCGGAAGTTTTGGATTGGCAGGCGTTGGCGCGGTTGGATACGGTGGTAATTTTGATGGGAGGTCGTCGGCTGGCGGATATTGTAGGGCGGTTGCAGGCAGCGGGAAAAGCGGGAGATTGCCCGATCGCGATCGCGCGTTGGGGAGGTCATCCCGAACAGCAAGTTTGGCAGGGAACATTGGCGGATATTGTGGAGAAAACGGCGGGGGAATCCCTATCGCCGACGGTGATGGTGGTGGGGGAAGTGGTGAAATTGCGCGATGTCTTTAGCAAAGGCACGGCAACCTGGGATAATGAATCTATTGCAAGTATAAGAACCGAAGCCATGGTACAAGAACGACCTTTGATGGGGAAAACCATTTTGGTGACGCGCGCTGCCTCCCAGGCAAGCAGTTTTGGCGAACAGTTGCGGCAACAAGGGGCGTATGTGGTGCAGATGCCGGCGTTGGAAATTGGACCGCCGTCGAGTTGGGAACCGTTAGACAATGCGATCGCGGATTTATCGTCGTTTGATTGGTTGTTGCTGTCTTCTGCTAACGGGGTGACGTATTTCTTTGACCGTTTGGCGGCTGCTGGTAAGGATACCCGCGCTTTGGCAGGAGTGAAAATTTCGGTGGTGGGCACCAAAACCTCCCAAACGTTAGAACAATATGGGATACGTCCTGATTTTATCCCGCCGGATTTTGTGGGTGATGCGGTCGCTTCTCACTTTCCGGAGTCGGTAGCTGGCAAGAAAATGCTGTTTCCTCGCGTGGAAACGGGGGGTCGTCAGGCGTTGGTAAAAACGTTTCGAGAGCAAGGGGCGGAAGTGGTGGAGGTTCCTGCCTACGAATCGCGCTGCCCTAAAGGGATTGATGCGGATGCCCGACAAGCGCTCCATGGCAGGGGCGTGGATGTGGTGACTTTTGCCAGTTCTAAGACGGTGAAGAACTTTTACGAGTTGATTGACAAGGAGCCGAGTCTTTCTTGGGAATGGTTATCCCAAGCCGCGATCGCATCTATTGGACCGCAAACGTCAGAGGCTTGTCGCCAGTATTTGGGGAAGGTGGATATCGAGGCTACGGAATATACGCTGCCCGGACTAACAAAAGCGATCGAGCAGTGGTATGGTAAGGGATAG
- a CDS encoding MBL fold metallo-hydrolase — MQRRKFIRYTAASFFAAALGGEFAGQMPWQNVQAQTDNSLNIQWLGHTCFLFSHQDRKILVNPFQNIGCTQGYRQPQVEADMVFISSHLLDEGYYEPVRGRYKLLMESGMYQLDGLQVQGISMAHDRKGGDRFGTNVAWQWMLADINILHLGGAAAPISFEQEILMGKPDLLFLPVGNGPKAFDPETAKQAVDTLKPKVIVPTHYLTQAANTQECDLLPLDNFLQLMPDTPVRRLGSDTWNGTAADIPEEQTIQVFEYNFAAGG, encoded by the coding sequence ATGCAAAGAAGAAAGTTTATTCGCTACACCGCAGCCAGTTTTTTTGCCGCTGCCCTGGGTGGGGAGTTCGCCGGGCAAATGCCCTGGCAAAATGTCCAAGCCCAAACCGACAATTCCCTAAACATCCAGTGGTTGGGTCATACTTGCTTTTTGTTTTCCCACCAAGACCGGAAAATTTTGGTGAATCCCTTTCAAAACATTGGCTGTACCCAAGGATACCGCCAGCCGCAAGTGGAAGCGGATATGGTGTTTATCAGCAGTCACTTGTTGGATGAGGGCTATTACGAACCCGTTCGCGGTCGGTATAAATTGCTGATGGAATCGGGGATGTATCAGCTTGATGGGCTACAAGTACAAGGCATTAGTATGGCTCACGATCGCAAAGGAGGCGATCGCTTTGGTACAAATGTGGCTTGGCAGTGGATGCTAGCCGATATTAACATTTTACATCTCGGTGGGGCAGCAGCGCCTATTTCCTTTGAACAAGAAATTTTAATGGGAAAACCCGATTTATTGTTTCTTCCGGTAGGAAACGGACCGAAAGCCTTCGATCCTGAAACAGCCAAACAAGCTGTTGACACACTCAAACCTAAAGTTATCGTGCCTACCCACTATCTTACCCAAGCTGCCAACACGCAAGAGTGCGATTTGCTGCCTTTGGATAATTTTTTGCAGTTGATGCCGGATACACCAGTACGTCGTCTAGGTAGCGATACTTGGAATGGAACGGCTGCCGATATTCCCGAAGAGCAGACTATCCAAGTTTTTGAATACAACTTTGCTGCTGGCGGTTAG